The following coding sequences lie in one Musa acuminata AAA Group cultivar baxijiao chromosome BXJ1-8, Cavendish_Baxijiao_AAA, whole genome shotgun sequence genomic window:
- the LOC135680644 gene encoding uncharacterized GPI-anchored protein At4g28100-like produces the protein MRSPAASLHLTLLVVSATALTAALAAGVKPQILYDEQRSLNASGFASTTVPAFPVARSNNRSECRLDLSDELFGGVGDACIRGGLDRSRCCPVLAAWLFAAHARSALELQPPPATDDGLDGMDGPMMPDDNQKCVDSLQSALERRDIRLPRPNATCDTVLCFCGIRLHQIGSLRCPAAFNVSGGAARSATPTLAVRQLEGDCRNASYAGCTRCLHSLEKVKGHGGGVGEYEGGGDRAKRMFGRDCQLMGLTWLLARNKTAYIPTVSAVLRAVLYSAHPPQAGGGGGGGYKCSPDQENMPLAVDSLQFQHLSDSAAAFSFQPAPPVSHLVLSSLALLVLLAWLPFL, from the exons atgagATCACCCGCTGCCTCATTGCACCTTACTCTCCTCGTTGTCTCGGCCACCGCGCTCACGGCTGCCTTAGCAGCCGGAGTCAAGCCGCAAATCCTCTACGACGAGCAGCGTTCCCTCAACGCTAGCGGCTTCGCCTCAACGACGGTGCCGGCCTTCCCGGTTGCCCGGTCTAACAACCGGAGCGAGTGTCGCCTCGACCTATCCGATGAGCTCTTCGGTGGGGTCGGTGACGCCTGCATCCGCGGGGGTCTCGACAGGAGCCGCTGCTGCCCGGTGCTCGCCGCCTGGCTCTTCGCTGCTCACGCTCGCTCCGCACTGGAGCTCCAGCCGCCGCCCGCGACTGACGACGGGCTTGACGGCATGGATGGGCCGATGATGCCTGACGACAACCAGAAGTGCGTGGACTCGCTGCAGAGCGCGCTTGAACGGCGCGACATCCGCCTGCCGCGGCCCAACGCCACATGCGACACCGTGCTCTGCTTCTGCGGCATCCGCCTCCATCAGATCGGGTCGCTCCGCTGCCCGGCCGCCTTCAACGTCAGCGGCGGCGCAGCCCGGAGCGCCACGCCCACTTTGGCCGTACGTCAACTCGAGGGCGACTGCCGGAACGCATCTTACGCCGGCTGCACCCGCTGCCTCCACTCCCTCGAGAAG GTGAAGGGGCATGGCGGTGGTGTGGGGGAATACGAAGGCGGCGGCGATCGGGCAAAGAGGATGTTCGGGCGGGACTGCCAGCTGATGGGGCTCACGTGGTTGCTGGCGAGGAACAAGACGGCGTACATCCCCACGGTGTCGGCCGTTCTGCGCGCCGTGCTCTACAGCGCCCACCCGCCGcaggccggcggcggcggcggtggcggttaCAAGTGCAGCCCTGACCAGGAGAACATGCCCCTCGCCGTCGACTCCCTCCAATTCCAGCACCTCAGTGACTCCGCCGCGGCCTTCTCTTTTCAGCCTGCCCCCCCTGTCTCCCATCTCGTGCTTTCCTCCTTGGCCCTGCTGGTCCTTCTCGCATGGCTTCCCTTCCTCTAA